Proteins encoded by one window of Bactrocera oleae isolate idBacOlea1 chromosome 4, idBacOlea1, whole genome shotgun sequence:
- the muskelin gene encoding muskelin translates to MEHISAVNSGDVGDNSTSTTTSAGNKTINSKDSKSDVGAVTPLAEVEKLTYEIHRYSSFSTNYFPENILVDCPSDQSSRWSAHTNNPPQFLTLKLKRPAIVKKIKFGKFEKSHVCNIKKFRIFGGLDEERMVLLLEGGLRNDNVPEVFNLRCKTEDGSEQLPILFVKIVPLLSWGPTFNFSIWYIELHGQDDPMYTSVSLRNYNMLREVEIVKLCLKHFRQQGYDAAFKALQEQTQVQLENPLISELHKCLVVKGDFENAEKLITKCVGEGLMDLYLNRQDYKHTWRMQLTQSTTQPGNRGGHQLVVDTKKRLVYLYGGWDGYRDLSDLWVFDIKTNSWTLLFEQTELFNGPTPRSCHKMVYDSVSENIFMLGRYLDNSIRTTDYIKSDFFLYDTRARTWLQICDDTSQVGGPHLVYDHQMCIDSEKRNIYVFGGKILTPRSVSNSTSNEPEYSGLFSYHIATNTWTQILVDCHHPSASQADVLSIKSRITHCMVFHTKHRKLYIYGGQRGKEDIDDFITYDVDTQSISVLNKDNNSCGGAGGSSVCSHNTASDTKNEPSPGYTLRATIDCDRDEIYIFSSLSKLKDRRDIQHIDASNSFWVYSLKHYMWSRIYTCRHNAEASNATAKHDLLEPCPRYAHQLVYDDVAKSHYLFGGNPGKSSRPQMRLDDFWILELEKPKRCEILMHCRYLVRKLHYEEMARTDPLNAMQYLRHHVAQVIDHSNPEQLHNFHKLASLLFRSDDVSIGRSPLATPPLGKSLKMDSSVQVDNLETDTTNTAAESDEKHLDEDASTKSGLQSDGSNPAEDLSMESCDSNATVSSVSGVSDSAVSSAGSMTHSRRNNSKRTHDSREQELRRRRAFLFNKLVKLMPANMVQPERNLSDFVVM, encoded by the exons ATGGAACATATATCTGCAGTTAACAGCGGAGACGTTGGGGACAACAGCACATCAACAACAACGTCGGCAggcaataaaacaataaattcgaAGGATTCTAAAAGCGATGTTGGTGCTGTAACTCCACTTGCCGAGGTTGAGAAACTTACCTATGAAATCCACCGTTACTCCAGTTTTTCCACCAACTATTTTCCAGA aaatatactGGTAGATTGCCCTAGTGACCAATCTTCACGCTGGTCTGCACACACAAACAATCCACCACAATTTCTTACTTTAAAGCTAAAGCGTCCTGCCATTGTTAAAAAGATAAAGTTCGGCAAATTTGAAAAGTCACATGtgtgtaatattaaaaaatttcgtaTTTTCGGCGGACTCGATGAGGAGCGCATGGTGCTGCTTTTAGAAGg GGGTCTTAGAAATGATAATGTGCCCGAAGTATTCAACTTACGTTGCAAAACCGAGGACGGTTCGGAGCAACTACccattttatttgtgaaaatagTGCCACTACTTTCATGGGGCCCCACTTTCAATTTCAGTATTTGGTATATCGAATTGCATGGGCAGGATGATCCAATGTATACCAGTGTCAGCTTGAGGAACTACAATATG CTACGCGAAGTTGAAATCGTTAAATTGTGCCTAAAACACTTTCGTCAGCAAGGTTACGATGCTGCTTTCAAAGCTTTACAGGAGCAAACTCAAGTGCAGCTGGAAAATCCGCTTATAAGTGAACTACACAAATGTTTGGTTGTAAAGGGTGACTTCGAAAATGCCGAAAAATTGATTACTAAATGTGTTGGTGAGGGTCTCATGGACCTGTATCTTAATCGTCAAGATTATAAGCATACTTGGCGCATGCAACTAACACAAAGCACTACCCAACCAG GCAATCGTGGCGGCCATCAATTGGTAGTAGATACTAAAAAACGCTTGGTCTACTTGTATGGCGGTTGGGATGGCTATCGCGACCTCAGCGATTTGTGGGTATTTGATATAAAAACTAACAGTTGGACGTTACTTTTCGAACAAACTGAGCTCTTTAATGGACCAACGCCGCGTTCATGCCACAAAATGGTCTACGATTCGGTTAgcgaaaacatttttatgttagGCCGTTATTTAGATAACTCAATACGCACCACAGACTATATTAAA AGCGACTTCTTTCTATATGATACGCGGGCGCGCACATGGCTGCAAATCTGTGACGATACAAGCCAAGTCGGTGGTCCACATCTCGTCTACGATCATCAAATGTGTATAGATAGTGAGAAGCGTAACATTTATGTGTTTGGTGGAAAAATACTCACACCACGCAGTGTCTCGAACAGCACGTCAAATGAACCAGAATACTCGGGTCTATTCTCCTATCACATTGCCACCAATACGTGGACGCAGATACTCGTCGATTGCCATCATCCGAGTGCATCGCAAGCTGACGTACTTTCAATAAAGTCGCGCATCACGCATTGTATGGTATTTCACACG AAACATCGCAAACTGTATATTTATGGCGGTCAGCGGGGCAAAGAAGACATCGATGATTTTATCACCTATGACGTGGACACACAGTCCATTTCAGTGCTGAATAAAGACAATAATAGCTGCGGTGGCGCCGGCGGCAGCAGCGTCTGCAGTCACAATACCGCAAGCGACACGAAGAATGAGCCGTCACCCGGCTATACGCTGCGCGCTACAATCGATTGTGATCGCGATGAAATCTATATTTTCTCCAGCTTGAGCAAACTGAAAGATCGTCGTGATATTCAACATATTGATGCTTCCAACTCATTTTGGGTATATTCCCTTAAACATTATATGTGGTCACGTATTTACACTTGTCGCCACAATGCCGAAGCGTCAAATGCCACAGCGAAACATGATCTACTCGAGCCGTGTCCACGTTATGCGCATCAGCTGGTGTACGACGATGTGGCAAAG TCGCACTATCTGTTTGGCGGAAACCCTGGCAAGTCGTCGCGACCGCAAATGCGTCTTGATGACTTTTGGATACTGGAGCTGGAAAA GCCTAAGCGCTGTGAGATATTGATGCATTGTCGTTATCTCGTGCGAAAATTGCACTACGAAGAAATGGCACGCACCGATCCGCTGAATGCAATGCAATATTTACGTCATCACGTTGCGCAAGTTATTGATCACTCAAATCCAGAGCAATTACATAAt TTCCACAAGTTGGCGTCCCTGTTATTTCGCTCCGACGATGTCAGCATCGGTCGTTCACCATTGGCCACGCCGCCTTTGGGCAAGTCATTGAAAATGGATAGCAGTGTGCAAGTGGACAATTTGGAAACCGACACCACAAATACAGCGGCAGAAAGCGATGAAAAACATTTAGATGAAG aCGCCTCAACTAAATCGGGTTTGCAATCGGATGGCTCCAATCCGGCTGAGGATCTCTCAATGGAATCTTGTGATAGCAATGCAACCGTATCATCTGTATCTGGTGTTTCTGATTCGGCTGTGTCTTCGGCTGGCTCCATGACACACAGTCGACGGAATAACAGTAAGAGAACACATGATAGCCGTGAACAAGAGCTGCGCCGGCGTCGTGCGTTTCTCTTCAATAAACTGGTAAAACTGATGCCGGCCAATATGGTGCAGCCAGAACGGAATCTAAGCGATTTTGTTGTTATGTAA
- the CanB2 gene encoding calcineurin subunit B type 1 isoform X2 has translation MEMCSNFDADEIRRLGKRFRKLDLDNSGALSVDEFMSLPELQQNPLVQRVIDIFDADGNGEVDFKEFIQGVSQFSVKGDKLSKLRFAFRIYDMDNDGYISNGELFQVLKMMVGNNLKDTQLQQIVDKTICFADKDEDGKISFDEFCSVVGNTDIHKKMVVDV, from the exons ATGGAGATGTGCTCTAACT tTGATGCCGATGAGATCAGACGTTTAGGCAAACGTTTCCGCAAACTCGATTTAGATAATTCGGGGGCACTGAGCGTAGATGAATTCATGTCTTTACCGGAATTGCAACAAAATCCTTTGGTGCAGCGCGTCATCGATATTTTTGATGCGGACGGTAATGGCGAAGTCGACTTCAAGGAGTTCATACAAGGCGTATCACAGTTTAGTGTTAAAGGCGACAAACTATCAAAATTGCGTTTCGCTTTTCGTATCTACGACATGGATAATGATGGTTACATATCGAATGGTGAACTTTTTCAA GTGTTAAAAATGATGGTGGGCAATAATCTGAAAGACACACAATTACAGCAAATTGTTGATAAAACTATTTGCTTTGCCGACAAAGATGAGGATGGTAAAATCTCCTTCGACGAGTTTTGCTCCGTGGTCGGTAACACTGATATACACAAAAAAATGGTTGTTGACGTTTAA
- the CanB2 gene encoding calcineurin subunit B type 1 isoform X1 has protein sequence MGNETSLPMEMCSNFDADEIRRLGKRFRKLDLDNSGALSVDEFMSLPELQQNPLVQRVIDIFDADGNGEVDFKEFIQGVSQFSVKGDKLSKLRFAFRIYDMDNDGYISNGELFQVLKMMVGNNLKDTQLQQIVDKTICFADKDEDGKISFDEFCSVVGNTDIHKKMVVDV, from the exons atg GGTAATGAAACTTCTTTACCCATGGAGATGTGCTCTAACT tTGATGCCGATGAGATCAGACGTTTAGGCAAACGTTTCCGCAAACTCGATTTAGATAATTCGGGGGCACTGAGCGTAGATGAATTCATGTCTTTACCGGAATTGCAACAAAATCCTTTGGTGCAGCGCGTCATCGATATTTTTGATGCGGACGGTAATGGCGAAGTCGACTTCAAGGAGTTCATACAAGGCGTATCACAGTTTAGTGTTAAAGGCGACAAACTATCAAAATTGCGTTTCGCTTTTCGTATCTACGACATGGATAATGATGGTTACATATCGAATGGTGAACTTTTTCAA GTGTTAAAAATGATGGTGGGCAATAATCTGAAAGACACACAATTACAGCAAATTGTTGATAAAACTATTTGCTTTGCCGACAAAGATGAGGATGGTAAAATCTCCTTCGACGAGTTTTGCTCCGTGGTCGGTAACACTGATATACACAAAAAAATGGTTGTTGACGTTTAA